In Lewinellaceae bacterium, a single window of DNA contains:
- a CDS encoding AAA family ATPase — MNTIKKHVNRLMLDPNNYRFRDSPAYTPVDEDQVEDDKIQQRTFNLLVGRNYEQISDLVTSMKENGFIPVDQIQVKALPSGNFLVLEGNRRIATLKYLYKEFQKGNDVGKLNESSFRSVEVVQNPDEDLAGHLVVMGLKHINGNRKWKAVNQAQLIQDLIEIHGKTEDEVCRSLGITKQALRRARRTLAFINRYKDSDYGDQFSSGMFSIFEEAISKSNMKAWLEWNDELLKPENETNEERFFSWVSYEEVNEGEGEDIQVVKKEPIVTKYTQVRELNNFILDEKAVGHMERSRSITEGYSFSEAVAESKFKNALSNLQSNAQALFNFSEFMGQDDLKAVAAVRDKIGRLIPENGSRVRYSDEVRPHYLFHFTEKHFTELHIEHFNRIYDLRLKAINQVNIIAGINNSGKTSLLEAIYSLTQLNNIKAFLDILRYRGKFYQGLNTQWVARHLNSKLRSAGVFNNRPVSWALSLEETEDDIDKTQYLSSMLLHAQVENTEYESTAHLFQEKDSTLYYKEVFALCRAAFTSPYQHNYHLLRLAHAHAVREKVIGDILRFLREKVDPMLQDIELVEIAGESRFYVSAQNHEQSVDITQYGEGVQRIFEIALLTAYCSNGVLCIDEFESAIHKDLLVSFTMFLQDLAARFNVQIFLSTHSKECIDAFVENDFKNDKITAYVLRVGEEGQITAKYMEGTRLERLVDNMNIDIRV; from the coding sequence ATGAACACTATCAAGAAGCATGTAAACAGGTTAATGCTCGACCCCAATAACTACCGGTTTCGAGACAGCCCAGCTTATACTCCTGTAGATGAGGATCAGGTCGAGGATGATAAAATCCAACAACGCACTTTCAATCTACTTGTAGGCCGCAATTATGAACAGATCTCGGACCTGGTCACATCCATGAAGGAGAACGGTTTTATCCCTGTTGACCAAATACAAGTCAAAGCTCTTCCTTCGGGCAATTTCCTTGTACTCGAGGGCAATCGCCGAATAGCAACACTCAAGTACCTGTATAAGGAGTTTCAAAAAGGCAATGATGTAGGCAAGCTCAATGAGAGCAGCTTTCGCAGCGTGGAAGTCGTACAGAACCCTGATGAAGACCTGGCAGGGCACCTTGTGGTTATGGGGTTAAAGCACATCAATGGGAATCGTAAATGGAAAGCTGTCAACCAAGCACAGCTCATTCAGGATTTAATCGAAATTCATGGTAAGACGGAAGATGAGGTATGCCGCTCTTTAGGAATTACCAAACAGGCTCTACGACGAGCCAGGCGTACGCTGGCGTTTATCAATCGCTATAAGGATAGCGACTACGGCGACCAGTTCAGCAGTGGCATGTTTTCCATTTTTGAAGAAGCCATTTCCAAAAGCAACATGAAGGCTTGGCTGGAGTGGAATGATGAGTTGCTCAAGCCGGAGAACGAAACCAACGAGGAGCGCTTTTTTTCCTGGGTATCTTATGAAGAAGTCAATGAAGGGGAGGGGGAAGATATTCAGGTTGTCAAAAAAGAACCTATTGTTACAAAATACACACAAGTCCGCGAACTCAACAACTTTATTCTGGACGAAAAGGCTGTGGGGCACATGGAGCGCAGCCGTAGTATTACGGAAGGCTATTCCTTCAGCGAAGCCGTTGCGGAATCGAAATTCAAAAATGCCCTGAGCAACCTGCAAAGTAATGCACAAGCTCTATTCAACTTCAGTGAATTCATGGGGCAAGATGACCTGAAAGCCGTAGCGGCGGTACGAGATAAAATAGGCAGGCTGATCCCTGAAAATGGCAGCCGGGTCCGTTACAGTGACGAAGTGCGCCCACATTACTTATTCCACTTTACGGAAAAGCATTTTACTGAGCTACACATCGAACATTTTAATAGAATATACGATCTGCGGCTAAAAGCCATCAATCAGGTCAATATCATTGCCGGCATTAACAACTCTGGCAAAACTTCACTGCTAGAGGCGATCTATAGCCTGACACAGCTGAACAACATCAAGGCCTTTTTAGATATTCTGCGATATAGAGGTAAATTTTACCAAGGCCTGAATACGCAATGGGTGGCCCGGCATTTAAATAGTAAGCTGCGATCCGCGGGAGTCTTTAATAACCGCCCGGTATCCTGGGCTTTGAGCCTGGAGGAAACAGAAGACGATATTGATAAGACGCAGTACCTGAGCAGCATGCTTTTGCATGCACAAGTGGAAAACACCGAGTACGAGAGCACTGCGCACCTTTTTCAGGAAAAGGACAGCACGCTTTACTACAAGGAGGTTTTTGCACTCTGCCGGGCAGCCTTCACCAGCCCTTATCAGCACAACTATCACCTGCTGCGCCTCGCCCACGCGCATGCAGTCCGGGAAAAAGTGATAGGGGATATTCTCCGCTTTCTCAGAGAGAAGGTAGATCCAATGCTGCAGGATATCGAATTGGTGGAGATAGCCGGGGAAAGCCGGTTTTATGTCAGTGCACAAAATCATGAGCAAAGTGTGGACATCACACAGTATGGAGAAGGCGTACAGCGTATTTTCGAGATTGCGCTGCTTACTGCCTACTGCAGTAATGGCGTCCTCTGCATAGATGAGTTTGAAAGCGCCATACACAAAGATCTGCTCGTCAGCTTTACGATGTTTTTGCAAGATCTGGCGGCTCGTTTTAACGTACAGATATTCCTCTCTACACACAGCAAAGAGTGCATCGATGCCTTCGTGGAGAACGATTTCAAAAATGATAAAATCACCGCCTATGTGCTCCGCGTTGGGGAGGAAGGGCAAATAACGGCTAAATATATGGAGGGTACCCGCCTGGAACGCCTGGTGGATAACATGAACATTGATATTCGAGTCTGA